TAGTATCATTTAACGTTTATTTAGGGATGTTAATTTGGCCAATGTTTGCAGTTGGTGAACTAATAAATGTCATGCAACGTGGTAATGCATCATTAGACAGAGTAAATGAAACATTGTCTTATGAAGCTGATGTTAAAGATATCGATGAACCAATAATACTCGAAAGGCCCGGAACAATAGCTTTTAAAGATGTTACATTCCGCTATCCTTCTTCAACGACAGATAACTTACAAAACGTTTCCTTCACAATAAAGCGTGGAGAAACATTAGGTGTTGTTGGAAAAACAGGCAGTGGCAAGACAACAATTTTGAAACAACTATTACGAGAATACCCACTAGGAACAGGAGAAATTTCAATTTCCAATGTGAACTTGGAAAAAATTCCTTTAGATAAACTACATGGATGGGTTGGCTACGTACCTCAGGAACAAATGCTCTTTTCTAGAACGATTAGAGAAAACATTTTATTCGGTAAAAAAGATGGTAACGATGAAGATATCAATCATGCGCTTGATCTTGCCTCTTTCAAAAGCGACTTACACACACTTCCACAAGGTCTTGATACTTTAGTTGGCGAAAAAGGTGTCGCTTTATCAGGTGGACAGAAACAGCGTGTGTCAATAGCAAGAGCACTAATAAAAGATCCAGAAATTTTAATGTTAGATGATGCCATGAGTGCGGTTGATGGAAAAACAGAAGCAACGATTATATCTAACATTCGCCATGAACGAAAAGACAAAACGACGATCATTTCAGCACATCGTTTGTCGGCAGTGGAACATTCTGACCTTATTATTGTTCTTGATCAAGGGAAAATAATTGAAAAAGGAACACATGAAGAACTATTAAAACAAGGCGGATGGTATAAAGAACAATTTGATAAGCAACAAGCAGAAGCAAACAGCGAGGTGAACTAATTGAGTAAAAATAACCATACACAAAAAACAGGTAAACGTCTTCTTGCCTATGCTCTTAACTTTAAGTCAATTATTATTATTGCTTTATTAATGTTAACTGTAGCAGTAGCAGCCGAGCTTACAGGTCCTTTTAT
Above is a window of Lottiidibacillus patelloidae DNA encoding:
- a CDS encoding ABC transporter ATP-binding protein, which gives rise to MFTIFKKLSWFFKREWKRYTIAISILIFVSFLDVIPPKIIGMAIDDIQFGRLTPERLMELLLFFGGLIIVSYLVTYTWMYKLFGGAFLVERLMRSRFMKHLLNMTPTFYEKNRTGDLMARATNDLKAISMTAGFGILTLIDSTVFMFVLIGVMGFLISWKLTIAALLPMPIMAIAMNRYGKKIHKHFTAAQDAFGDMNDNVLESIAGVRVNRAYVQEKADEQRFADMTEDVYKKNINVAKIDSLFEPTIKVLVGLSYVISLGYGAYLVFKNEVTLGELVSFNVYLGMLIWPMFAVGELINVMQRGNASLDRVNETLSYEADVKDIDEPIILERPGTIAFKDVTFRYPSSTTDNLQNVSFTIKRGETLGVVGKTGSGKTTILKQLLREYPLGTGEISISNVNLEKIPLDKLHGWVGYVPQEQMLFSRTIRENILFGKKDGNDEDINHALDLASFKSDLHTLPQGLDTLVGEKGVALSGGQKQRVSIARALIKDPEILMLDDAMSAVDGKTEATIISNIRHERKDKTTIISAHRLSAVEHSDLIIVLDQGKIIEKGTHEELLKQGGWYKEQFDKQQAEANSEVN